CTAAGCTCTGAAGGTGTAATTGAAGTCAGCAGATCACAGATAAAGATAGTCGACTTCGACATGCTAAAGAATTCGGCTTCGGATCTGTACGGGTGAATGAAAGATGATTAAGGGCATTCTCTTTTCCGTGACCGCAGGCGTAGTAATCGCCATGCAGAGCGTTTTCAGCGCGAGACTCAGCGAGAAGGTAGGCTTTTTCGGCTCGAATTTCTTCATACACGGCACCGGTTTTTTCCTTGCTTCAGTTCTTCTACTGCTCTTCGGAAAGGGCGAGCTAAGCATCGAATCGCTAAAAGGACTGAATCCGATCTATGCAACTTCGGGGTTCATAGGCGTTCTGATTATCATTAGCATTGCGCAAGGAGTGTCTGCTCTTGGCGCCGGCAGAGGGATCGTGATAATTGTTATCACACAGATAATCTTCGCATTGGTAATAAATGTCTTGGGTTTGTTCGGCGAGACACCTCTTCACCTGACTCCAGCGAAAATCACAGGCCTGTTCTTAATGCTTTTCGGAGTCCTGATCTATCAGCTTTCGAAGTGAGTGCGATGAGACGCAACTATCTCCAATAGCACAACGCCTTCATCCCGTCCAGTAATCTGGTCTGAGAGCTGCCGTCGAGTCTTCTTGCCTTTGTTGCT
This genomic interval from Mesotoga infera contains the following:
- a CDS encoding EamA-like transporter family protein, coding for MIKGILFSVTAGVVIAMQSVFSARLSEKVGFFGSNFFIHGTGFFLASVLLLLFGKGELSIESLKGLNPIYATSGFIGVLIIISIAQGVSALGAGRGIVIIVITQIIFALVINVLGLFGETPLHLTPAKITGLFLMLFGVLIYQLSK